The Humulus lupulus chromosome 7, drHumLupu1.1, whole genome shotgun sequence region atagTATGAAGaaggagtccctatttatagaaggagaaaatgaccaaaaagaaattaaataacaaaatgtggtttacaaaataaatctgaaatattaataataaaatatgattttgaaaaatcaaatcttattataaatattaacctagttattttggggCATGTCAATATGTTCTTTTTCAAAGataccaaaaaagatgagctttaaagctcaaaatgacaattttgcaatgcccaatacccacaaaatatgggttgaaggtggctggtggcagaggTGGGTTTTGACTCATTTCCAACCAATGAGGAGGTGACTAGTAGGTGGGCTGCTAGGCTGAATTGGGCCTTGAAGATTACATTGGGGTGCTGGGCTGAATTGGCTGAGGAGGAGGCGTTGGGCCTGTTGGGCTTTTGCTGGAGGGTTGGCGCTGATGGGAgaggaggagaaggagaagacACGAATTGGGCTTGCTGGAGAGTTGAAGCTTCAGGTTGGGCATGTTCAGCTTTAGATGCTGAGAGATTGAAGGGCAGCTGACAAGTGGCGCGAGGCGAGTGGCTGGCAGCGTCAGGCGGCTCGGCTCGAGGCTCGGCGGCCTCAGTGGCTGGGGAGGAAATTGGGCTTGGGCTTGCTCTTTTAGTTGGGCTTTAATCTCAAGAATAccattttcttttctctttttgtcAATTTTAACTAAttctttcttctatttttttattattgtccAAATGCaaattatttcctgaaaattaaatcaaaaattaatattttcaattaaaacaaatattacaataaattcataaaaatattaattaaaacttaatttattttacactttaaaactaatgaatttgcatttttgagcactaatcattcAGTTATCAACAATTTTTCAGAAATGAAATTATTCATACAAAAATCTGTTCAATCACAACTCCTAAACTATTTACGTTTTCTACCATAACAATTTCCTCCAACTTGTAGAGGATATACCAACTTCAACAGACTTATCTTCTCTAAACCcccacaaaaaaataataatagtacTTGTTCATGAAATTGAGACACCCGAAACAATAGCAAGTTATTGCAAATTTCTTAGTAACacgaaattaaaaacaaaatggATCACTGTAAAATTTCTACCTCTAAGAATAGCCGACGATGGATAATGCTACATTACGCTCACAGTGTCGAACGAATCGCCAAAAACAAACCATCGGGCGGACGAAGGCACCACCATCCACGACGAACAAACCTAGGAACTAAAAACAATGCCTTTGCCACAAATATTGAGATTTCTTTCTCTTTGCCAAACAACGATTTAGGAGTAAGGAGGGAATAAACGAAGATTGAgggattttaaattaaaaaaaaaatacaaaatatacattttttaaaaCAAACAAACGGTAGCCGATACTAAATGAAGTACTTAATCCTTCAAAATGAACCTACGGACTAAAAAATTGCCcttaaaaataacatatttttatgtttttttcctCTCTCTATTAGAGTAAGTAGTACGGAGTGGCCAACTGCCATTTTCGTTGACTAAAAACGAGCGCGACGCAAACTGTGAAATTACAAAACTGTCCTCTCTCTCTCCCCTTATTTTCTCAGAAATTGAATATATATAGTTTGGAGTTAATTGTGTAGCGTTAAAATGCGAATAGCAGCAGTAAAGCCACTAGCTCTTCTCTTTCCCTCCCTCCACCGAACCAAACACGCTAACTCCCACTTCTTCACTTCACCGCTTCGTTATTCCTTTCCCTCCACAACCCCGACCCCAACCAAAACCCTAACTTCTCTCTTCTCTCGCCGACCAATGACGGCGGCGgcggcttcttcttcttcttcatcgccTCCCGTACAAGTCAGGGAGAAGATCGAGCTCACCGATGTTGAGAAGCAGATTTTCGATAGGCTTCTCGGAACTCTTCGCCATTTTGGTCTTGAAAACCAGCTCCGAGTCGCCGGTGGTTGGGTCCGCGATAAGGTCTTTCTCTCTTCTTCGTTTTCCGGCGAAATGATTGCGTTGTTTGTTTGGTTGTGCATTTGTGCTTAGTGGTTCTTGGATTTTGATATTCGAATTTTCAGCTTCTAGGCAAAGACTGTTATGACATTGATATAGCTCTGGACAATATGTTGGGGAGTGAATTTGTTGATAAGGTCAGAGAGTACTTGTTGTCAGTTGGAGAAGAGGCACAAGGAATTGCCGTCATTCCAAGGTAGTTGCgtcatttatttctttatttttatcaACTGTTGATAGTTTTTTGGAGATTGATTTAGTGAATGAAAAGAAAAATTGTTATGTGATACCTAGCTTGGAGTTTGTATGCGTGTGTATATATTACTTACGATActattttcttattaattttgCAGCAATCCTGAACAATCAAAACATTTGGAAACGGCAAGGATGCGAATATGCGATGTATGGATTGATTTTGTGAACTTAAGGTGTGAAGAGTATAGCGATAATAGCCGTATTCCTACAACGGTATATATTTATATGAGTGAATCAATCTTTTACAGTTTTTATTATAATGTACATTTGTAATTGCATATCACATTAAAGAAATAGAAATGATTTTTTCACAGCATTTTTTAGAGTGTTTTTATTATAATATGCATTgttaaatatatatgtgtgtatcattTTGTAGGATTAGGATTGAATTTTTCTCGGCCTTTTAATCTGTCAATTCTTCAATGTTTTGTGCCTCTCTCTTGCTTTTCAGTCTCTGAATGTTTGATGAGGTAAACTATCATTGAAGTTTGCATTTGTGTTGTAGCAAAAATACGGCACAGCTGAAGAGGATGCATACAGAAGGGATCTAACCATTAATAGGTACCATTCTTTGGTCTGAGTGGGCGCAAATAAGAATGATAGCCTATTTGTGTTTAGTctcaaattgattttttttttcttgcttgGCGTTATCTGATTCTCATGGACATTTTTCAGCTTGTTCTACAATATCAACACCAACTTAGTTGAAGATTACACTAAAAGAGGttagtattttatttttgagTCTGAGTGGAAGTACATATCAATAACGTTTGCCTGCATTTTTTCCATAGGAAATTATTGATTCCATATTGTTATTTGCTGCTCTTGCTTCATCTCCCTTTCCTATATTTTGTTACACAGGCATTGAGGATCTGAAATGTGGAAGAATTGTGACTCCTTTACCAGCAAAGGCTACTTTTATGGATGATCCCTTACGTGTTCTTCGAGCTATCCGATTTGGTATAATCATTTTTTCTCATGTTTATTAATTTTACACTGGAAGTAGCTCCTGCATTATATGGTCGCCTGCTTTAAGTTCTTTAGGACTCTGctgatttttatgtttttttttctaacttcTACTGCCTCTTTTTAATTTGTATTCGTGTTCCATTGTTGGGTTTTTCATACCACTTCCTGTTGCTTCTTGTTAGGTGCAAGGTTTGACTTTGTATTAGATGAAGAACTAAAGGAAGCTGCATCCTGTGATGATGTGAAAGCTGCTCTGGCTGCTAAAATTAGCAGAGAGCGCATTGGTACTGAAGTATGTTGGTATCTTAGCATGTCATAAGTAGCAGCTTCTCttaatatttatattatgtaTCTGGAATTTGAATTTGAGATTATTTATATCAAAATTCTCTACTTTTGCGAGGCAGAGAGAATAACTGACAATTTATTGCTGTGTTAAAATTCATAATGCAGGTTGATCTTATGATGTCTGGCAACCAACCTGTTAAAGCAATGACCTATATTTGTCATTTGAAGTTATTCTGGGTTGTCTTCAATCTTCCTCCTAAGTTTGAGCCTGCATTACCTGAAGGATGTGACAGGTGGGCTTTCGAACCATATAATAATGTATAAATCGGCTATGATACTGTCATCAATCTTTTATCTAGAGTTAGCATTTGAAGTAGGGTAGATGGGCAGTTCTTTCCCTGTATCAACTTTGACATTAGTTTTGGTAGACCTGAAAGCCTTTTCACCCAAAGTTATTTTTTCAAGACACCCTTGCATATTAATCTAGGAGCtggtttgttctttttttttagtaaaatatTTACTGTCTGAGAATGCGAAACAAATTGATACATTTCCtgcttatttttattattattattattttctcttttacttCTTATAATCTAGCACACCTGTAATTTTGCTTTATTTCTTTTTGTAGGCTATGCATTGCTTATTCGGATGTTACATGGAACCTTATTCAGTTAATCGGATGCTCTTCCTTCAATGTGAGTGGCAACATGCATGTTGATTAAAATTCAATATTCTCGTTTATCGGTTTTGGTTATCCAAGTTTTGCTGATAAACTTTAATCTATgttcttttttctttctaaaagctgttttacttatttttaaaattactgATTTATTTTGCATGTAATTTTTCAGGATGAACAAAGAAGGCTCTCTCTGTTTTCTGCTATGTTTCTCCCATTGAGGGAAACAATATATAAAGATAACAAATCAAAAGAGGTATAAATCTACACTGATAATCTCATTTGTGTTGACACTTGTTAATTTCCGTGTCATTGTATTTCTATTACATGTCACTCTGAGCTGAATTTCTGTTCTACAGATTCCTGTAGTTAACTTCATTTTTCGGGACTCTCTTAAGCGAAAAACCAGTGATGCAGATACGGTCAGTTTGACTCTTCTTAATTTTAGACCTTATTGGACTTTTTAAATtgttaagtaccattaacttcaGCCGcaatttcttctcttttttttgtttgttgaCACAGGTAGTGAATGGACACCGTGCTCTGAAGAAATTCTCGTCTTTGCTTCCTTCTTTAGCGTTAAATGAAGACATCCAACTAACTGAAGTTGAATGGGCATCAGAGCTTGTTGATATCCCCATCAGTTCAAAATTACGAGTGTTGACAGGTATGAAATTGTTGTTGTCGCCATAAACTAAAAGTCCGTCCTTACTTGACATCATTAACAGCTTTGAAGCCTCTTGGAAGGCTTCTAGTTTGTTTGCTATAAGTTCCTATATTTGTTGACAGAATGTTCAACTAGAATTAAGCCTGGGATGCCATATTTATGTATATTAACATGTAATATTAATAACTTTTCAGGCTTTCTGATTCGAGAGATCAAAGATTTCTGGCGAGTTGCATTGTTGATGTCTACATTGTTACATGAAATTGATTCTAGCGAAGATCTTCTAAGCAAGAACTTTCAACTTGAGAAGCTAAAGGATATCTTTAAAGCAGCTGAGAATACAGTTCTTGAATTAGGTAGGAAACTTTTAACCATTCTCTTTTCAACTTTATGTTATTTCGGAATataatgaatatggaataatCTCCTTTTCAACCAACACATGATTAATCTTCAGGTAATTttgcatactttttttttttggtaaaaatcTATTTCGGTGACTAGATACTTGGCTTGCGCCTCATTCAAGACTATTTTCCCCTTGCTGATTACGCCACACGGCATTATATCCCCTGCTTTATTCTCTCGCCCTTTTTAAGGGAATATGGTATATTGTTTCGTAAAGCTATGTTGCAATGATTTGGTTGGTGCATTGGATAGCATCCACGTATGTTATTTTCTTAATCATCTATATGGTATGAATGTGCAGGTCTTGAAAAAGTATGGGAAGTCAAACCATTAGTCAATGGAAAGGAGATAATGAATGTTTTGGAACTAAAATCTGGAGGACCACTTGTTAGGGAATGGGTAAGCATTACATCACCAAACCAAATGTAATTTGTAATAATAAGATGAAATTCTAGTGCTCtgaattattataattatttttcgtTGCAGCAACAAAAACTGCTTGCCTGGCAACTGGCTCATCCCGCCGGGACCGCAGAGGAATGTCTAGATTGGATGAAGCAAAACCATTCCAAACGTGTAAAAATGGAGTAACTTATTACAATATCAACTAGTACGACCTTTCTTCTGACTGGCTACTATTAATATATAGAATAGAAGTTTCCTTTATGAGCTTGCTTCCTCGAATTTTGGTTACTCCGTTGTTGTGATCAAATGCGTCAGGTACAATCTCACTATTGAATATTAAAAATCCAATTTTGGCAATTAACCCACCCAAACTTTTGTTCAATTTTCGGGATAATACTTGTAACattaacaaaaaaatatagaATGACTACAACACATTCACACTTGTTTAACAACACTGGTGCATTCTCTCTAGATatattcttaaattttttttatataattatatacattatagctatctagaacatcttACAAATTTATGGAATGTTCtgaataactacaatatatataattatataaaaaaaaattgaaattatttttatcaggtgcagaaaatataaaaaaaagatgcaccataaatgtaaaaaaaaaaaaaaaaaaaaaattgtagtcgttcccaaaaaaatatatattttattaatttggtcTTGTTATTTTTTCACATCTTTATATTCCTCTCAAAGATGAGcatatttgtataatttttttttcttcttttttcactTTTACAACAAGGAAGGTGTCTTTATAAAACTCAAGTGTGAACATAATCCCCCAAGGCACAATGTGAAAAACTTTCCCGATTAACATGAAACGTATAATTTTGACCAGAAAATGCAAAAGAATACTTCTGCAGCAAAATAGCAATTACAAGTTACAACAAAAAAGCTTGACAGAAACTCCGGTTCCCCACAGGCAGCTTTTGTGGTAATAAGCAAAATTTACATTGGTGATCGGAAGTTGAAAGCAAGACCATTGGTGTGTGTTAATAATATCTCAAGAGCATGACAAACCAAAACATTGCCTAACTGAAAATCTCTTCCGATGGTGCAACATTGCCTGGGCTTCACTTTTACTTTTTCCGATGAGGTATTGCTTGTAGAAAGCTTTGACGGCCCCTGCCACACCATCCTCATTTTCCATGGCCTTGGCAATTTCAACAGCCTGCTCTTTCACCTGCATTGCATATTATGGATGAACACAAAACTCAACAACAAAAAAGCCGATGTTTCTCGTTGGAGCACCTAATTTCGGCCATCTTATGGTCCTTAACTTCTTACCTTGGGATCCAGCATGAAACGTATGGCATCAACCAGCTTATCAAGCGTGAATTCCTCAACTGGGATGGGTGCAGGACCAACTCCTCTAGCATGTACTCTCTCTCCCCAGAATGGCTGGTCACCAAAGAATGGTACGATTGTTGTTGGACACTACAAATAAGAACCAAATATGACCTGAAATTAGCTGATGAAATAACCAAATATGGCTTCGTAAATGATATCATAAATCATCGATCAAATTTATGTGgcaaataataaaataagagtGAAAGAAAAAgtagatattattattttaatttttttggcaCTCCTCAAAataatcatatagcaaaaacatAAATCACTGGAAATGGAGTACTACCGCAGCTTTTAGACCAGCTGCAGTTGTTCCTGCACCGCCATGATGTACCTGAAAAATATTGCCCCTTATTAGGAGCCAAAAAAAAGATGAAAcaagaaaatgacttttgttaaTGCAAAAAACTTTACCACCGAAGAACAACGAGGGAATAACCAATCATGAGGGCAATTGTCCAATAAGTACACAGATTCTTTTGGTTCTTCCACTGATGAGATGGGAACACATAGAAGTAACAGTCAGTGCCTTGCCTGTCTGTTAAGGGACTTAAAGAAAAGAGTGATGCTACACTTTTTTTACACACAAAGTGCACATACAATAATGTTGCAGTTTTTTCAACCACGTATTTTCACACTGATTTTTTTATAGGTCGTTTAATAATACTGCCACACAAGTGTAGGGACAGTTTGTGTGTGCAAAAAATTGTCTCAATCATTACTCAAAACCTGAAATATTTTTTAGGATAAAaggggaaaagaaacttacaattCCCAAGGCCACCCCAACCTTTGTTAATGATGCCTCTTTGTTCGGTTATTTCCAGAGCTTGAACTATAATCTTGGTCATTTTCTCTGGCTCTTCAACAGGCTGTTACAAACAAGTATTGTATATCAAAATACACAAAAATTGTTGAAAGTACTTCATATTGTCACCAACAAAATTGTATGTCCTGATAAAAATGAAGATGAATGAAACCAAAACTTACAAGACTACCAAATCCAATGTATATGGGCTTCTCCCCAGCTTCAAGCCACTTCACGAGTGAATCTGGCGGTTCATAGCTTGAAGCAAGATCAAGAAAGCAAAATCCAACTACATCAATATTAGGCCCCCAATCTGCAGAACAAGTAATAAATACAAGATTAAGTGTAAGATTGACTCATGATATCATTTCAAATCGTAATTACATTTTCACGGAGCAATAAAATGAAATCAGCCATTTTGAAACATATTTATGTTATTTCAAGATGTTTTGAAGTAATGAAGATACACGCATACAACCTTTGGGTTTGGGAACAAGATGAGGACTCCATATATACCCATATGGCACATCATTGGGAGAACTATAAGTTCCACTCAAATACGTGATAGGTCTCAGCTTCAGCGTTTTCTTCCTAAATTCATTTATCATGTCTCGTATTCCTAGCCAAATCAATGCATCGACTATTTGATATGAtagctgcaaaaaaaaaaagtggttGTAAAATATGAAAACTTAAAACTGAAAGGATACTCTAAGAAAATCCTGCATAAATGAGAtttgagaaagaaaatgattAGTGTGTGAGACATACTCTATATCCAATTTGTTGCT contains the following coding sequences:
- the LOC133790578 gene encoding tRNA nucleotidyltransferase cca2, which codes for MRIAAVKPLALLFPSLHRTKHANSHFFTSPLRYSFPSTTPTPTKTLTSLFSRRPMTAAAASSSSSSPPVQVREKIELTDVEKQIFDRLLGTLRHFGLENQLRVAGGWVRDKLLGKDCYDIDIALDNMLGSEFVDKVREYLLSVGEEAQGIAVIPSNPEQSKHLETARMRICDVWIDFVNLRCEEYSDNSRIPTTQKYGTAEEDAYRRDLTINSLFYNINTNLVEDYTKRGIEDLKCGRIVTPLPAKATFMDDPLRVLRAIRFGARFDFVLDEELKEAASCDDVKAALAAKISRERIGTEVDLMMSGNQPVKAMTYICHLKLFWVVFNLPPKFEPALPEGCDRLCIAYSDVTWNLIQLIGCSSFNDEQRRLSLFSAMFLPLRETIYKDNKSKEIPVVNFIFRDSLKRKTSDADTVVNGHRALKKFSSLLPSLALNEDIQLTEVEWASELVDIPISSKLRVLTGFLIREIKDFWRVALLMSTLLHEIDSSEDLLSKNFQLEKLKDIFKAAENTVLELGLEKVWEVKPLVNGKEIMNVLELKSGGPLVREWQQKLLAWQLAHPAGTAEECLDWMKQNHSKRVKME